The DNA segment CTCGCACCCGGGCTCTGCGGGCTCCAAGGCGGGCGCCCCCGACAAGATGTTCTCGCTGAAGAAGTGGAACGCGGTGGCCATGTGGAGCTGGGACGTGGAGTGCGACACCTGCGCCATTTGCCGGGTGCAGGTCATGGGTAAGCGCCGGCCGGCAGGCCCCCGGCCGCCATGGCCGCCGCCCCTTCAGCGGCGGGCCAGCCCGCGGGCCGGAGGGgtgccccgccgccgcgccctcttCCCCTCGCTCGGCGGGCGGAGGAGTGAGACGCGGTTTCCGGCAGCAGGGGGGtgggggctgcccccgccgcgcctcctcttcctcccccgcGCCTTTTCCCGAAGAAGAGGAGGGCCCTGCGGCCCTCGGTGGCCCTGGGCCGGAGCGCCCGGGGGCGCCCCTCGGGAGCGCGGGCCCGTGCGGTCACGCTAGGCTGGCCGCAGCTGTCGGGGCagccgcctcccccggccccgccgggccccgctcccCTGGCCGGCCTCGGGCAGCCCTTCCTGCGCCGCCCCTCCTGCCGGGGGAGGCCGGGGTGCCCGCTGGGCTTCTGCCCGGCGCCTGTCAGCACGGGGAGCGGCGCTCGTCAAGCGGGCTGAGCTTGTGCCGGCGCCCGGAGGCGGGCTGCTGTTTTACCATCCCCGTCCTTTGCCAAGGCGCCTGCTCCGTGGAGTCTTGTTGGCAGACCCGGCAAGCGCCGAGTCACGGCCGAGCTGACCAAAGTGCTAGATGTGTGCTGCTGCCGTTGGGGGTTTCGGGGTGGTTTTAAGCAGCAGTTGTGGAGGTAGATGTAAATTCAGTTTCCAGATCTGTTAATTCGGAGTCTCTGACGCTTCTACGCAAGCCTCCTAATCACCAGTGCATTTTAACCCACGTGAAGGTACCGAAAAATCTGTTGAAAAGTAAGGGATTAGTTTACCTGGTTTTGAAATCTGGAGAATCTCTTTGAAAGCAGCCTCATCGTTGACTGACATTACTGTTTTCTGACATCTTTTACAAATGTGATATTTATCTTGGATCTTTgaaaattctttgtatttttcctctACCGAATATCTGTATCCGATTTTTACTATTGTGCTGAGTCATCCTGTGCATAACTGTCCTCTCAGTTGGGCTTGGTACAGTCTGGCAGGACAAATGACCCAACATTAGCTCCAGAGCACCTTGCTTTTTATAGGTCCAGGAACTATGATACTTGCAAATACAGTCAGGTTTTGGCTTAACAGAAATGGGACAAAATATGCAATGCTGTCATTTCCTCATATGTGTTTTTACTGAGAATGTTCTGTGGAACAGAAAAGGTAGAAAACTGtactagaagaaaaaagatgcagcCCAGACTGAAGTGATGGGAGATTTACCTTTTGCATAAGCATGACAAAGATTGTCTGTTCTTATATGGTGAACAGAGACCACCCTGGAAATAGAAAATTTGGCTTCATCTCCCATGTGAGCCATAATTTTAAGAATGCATTTCCATGTTCTAGCCAGCCTGTTACAGGGCACTACGAAAAAGTCTTAAACGAACAAAATTTTACccagaacttttaaaaaagtttaaaaagaaaaaaagttaatttataatttttcataAGTACACCAAGGGGgtatttttcatctgaaactgGCAGAAAAATCTTGTAACCATTTTTTTGAGAACAAACCATATTGTTAGAATGTGAAACTTGATCATTACTGACTTCAGTTTAGCAATTTCGTGTTGACCCTGCCAGACCCGGTCTGGCTCCTGTAGAGCCACTGCGTCTGCAGTAACCTTAGGTTGGAGGCAGTGCCAGACTTAAGTTGGCACTTGCTGAAAGTtagtttgtttgatttttgcaaGGGAGGGAAGTGTTAGCTGGCTtaattttctgctggtttaactCCTTGAATCAACATGGTCTTCAAGAATCACAGAAGCAcaaggggaagaaacaaaagtGCAGGTGTTAGGTGGGAAGCACAGGATTGCAGTACTTATATTTGCTTAACCTTTCAGACTGACACCCTTAGGGTTATGATGCAGGAGTGGGGACAGCTTACCTTGGTATGGTTGCAGTGATTTCTGTCCTCAGagtgctctgctgcttctctgtctgCAACTGCAAATCTAGGGCTAGGATAGGAAAGCTGCTTTTATAGTGACTACTAGTCTGCCACAGCTTATTGCCCTACATATTGAAGTGACCCCAGATCAGTTTGCTTTGAGGTACCATGATACAAGTTGAAGCAGTTTGGCTGAATCTTCCCGGCAGCTTGGCcgttaatttatttttccacagcATTTATAGGAACAGACAACAGGAAACTTTATTTGCTGCCTTACTTTTATCTCAGTGAGGAAAAGGTAACTGTTTCAGAGTTTCTGTCCACTTTGTTCTTTATTACCTGAGAAAATGAGGAATGTCTGGGCAGATGAATCTAAAATAGAAGTACCGGCCGTAtctggcagagaaaggaaaaatactcaAATCTAAATTCCTGTAGCACGTTATGTTTCTGTCTTATAGGAAAATACAGTCCAGTTAGTAACATGTCGGCCAGGTCCAACCTGCGGGACACTTTTGTTTAAACTATTACCTTTTCTTTGGAGGAGATGAAGATGTGTTTGCTCCCATAATAGTTGAACGCTTTCTGTTGTGTGTGGTACGTGCACATATGACTATGGCAGCCCATGCCAGggcaaagcagaaacaaaggcGTTTTTCCACTGTATGTGTGTGGCACAGTACGAAGCCTGGAAGTTGTCACTTTTGCATCGTACTGAATCCTGAACCTGCCATCTGGTCCTATGGCCACAGATTGGAGTGCATAAGTATGATAGATATTATTAATTAGATATTGTTCCATGTTTATCTATTAATTTATATTATCAATTTGACCAATATGTTTGCATGTGTATGTGACTCTTGTGAAAATTACATGCAGGTACTTGTTAAGGAAAACTACTATATAAAAAGTAGTAGGAGGTGGGGCTTGTGGTGGGAGATGTACAGCCTAAAAAAACTCCCAAATTGTGAATGATTTCCTTAAAAGGAGATGCTgacatctgaaaaacaaagtcCTGTAATTAGGGTTTGGCTTTGTGCTTGCTCTGGCCTTAATATGCCTGAGTGCCTTGGCACAAATCTACTGGTTGTTATATCTACAAAATGGAGAAggctttttttcagcagaagttaTGAAAATAccaaagcaatggaaaataaacaaaacttgttgGACAGTTTATAGTCCTTCTGATCTCCTTCAGATCTATATTTTATTGTCGCGTGCACTCTTTTGAAATTTAGGGGGGGCGTTATTTAATGTTAAAGGGCTGAACTAGACATCAACACTTGGGATTTTTACCTTTGTAAATTGGTTTTAGAGTTTATATTTTCCTCTGACAAACCTGTTCTTAAGATGGAATCCTGAGAATCAAATtgagttttgttcttgtttactTTTAGATGCCTGTCTTAGATGTcaagctgaaaacaaacaagaagattgTGTTGGTATGTAGTGATTTCATTCGCTTGTTTTTCAATTGAAGCTTCTCTCAGTAGGGTGCATTTTAAAGTTTGAAGGGAATACTGATTTTATTAACACTCAAAAGTAAACTGGTGTTTCGTTCCGTATTGAGTCATCTTTTTACATTagtaatattttatgttttatttttaagcagtaataaaaatagttttcactTCAGACATGCCGTAGAACAAAACCACTTCAAGTTTGCAGTCAACACATAAGCAGCTGAGAGGTTTAAGTTTCTCTCACCCTGAGCATAATTGAGGAGATCATAATGTATACTTTTGAAGTGGGTAggaaaaggctatttttttcccttttgaggTGCATGCCAGAAGACACAATGGTAATACCAATAAAAATCCTCTGTTCTGAAATAAATGTGTATCTGGAttagaaagcagtattttcccCAGTCTTAATTCAGACATAGTGGAGGTAATTACTTGTTTGTtcacttttcatttgaaaaagtgGAATCACTTGAGTTTGCTATAATGCTGTTTAAGCATAAACATGCTTTCAGTTACATACCAATATATGCAAAAGCAAATCTTAACTTAATTTTGATATATTTAAATCAGAAATAGTAAAAATTGTCTCAAAGAGTTTGCTTTAAACCTTTAAGTTACCTTTTAAAGCAGTGGTGAACCTTTccatgccctttttttttctgttttgaagtatATATTCTCAAACTTAATCCACTGTTGTTTTTGATGATTGTTTTAATGAGAACAGGAATTTCATGTTCCAGATATCTTAATTGGCTTGCTAAGCATCCTATTTTAgatagtcagaaaaaaaaaaagagcataatttACAACACTTCTTTGATTGGTACCCTTGTATTCCAGTAAGGAAAATGTGAACTAATAAGGGGAGAAAGCAAAGTAACTAATACTATTCAGGAGGAGATCGACAATAGATAATCCTTTTTGTTGTGCTGAAACAGTTGTAGCCTGTGAATAACTTCTGGTCTAAGATCCCATTTCAAGGCTATATGCTATGTCAAATGTGCCTCCTTGATATCATACATTTTAAGTTTAAACGCTGCATTTCGTATGAGAATTTGGTGATAAGCTCTTGCGTGATAGTCAGTCAGTAGTGCATTGGCTATATTTTGGAACTGGGGAAGGTAAAGAACTTGGATAGTTGCGCTGATTTCCTGGACAGAACCGATAAATGTGATCATAGATACACAAAACAGTGTCACTTGATGCAAGAAGGTGAGAatgtatgcatttctttttttgtagttgGTAATAAGTAGAAGAATCGATGATAAAGAACTGACTATCATCAGAATGACCATAATAATCCAATCTCGGTGGATAAATCAGTGATGACCTGTTTTGTCTCTAAAGCTTCCAGTGGTTATAAACATCTAAGAATGATAGTTTGGACCTTGCTGCAGGTGTTGATTGGACAGCTGAGTGTGACTGGAAtatgttctttcttctctttcagtggTTTGGGGAGAATGCAATCATTCCTTCCACAATTGCTGCATGTCCTTGTGGGTGAAACAGAATAATCGCTGTCCCCTCTGCCAGCAGGACTGGGTAGTTCAGAGAATAGGCAAATGAAAAACactggaaggttttttttgttgttgttgaacttGTTGAAATAGTGTATGTCTTATGCCATATGCTCATACAAAAGAATGGAACATGTCAATCATGGCATGATTTGTTTAGTTTATCTGCTACAAGGTCAGTGTGGTTTTGTTGTATGCTCTTTGCTGTATGAGGAGGCAGTGGTCAGTCTTACTCCAGGTATTTCCACaactgaaaaaagagagagactacCTTAACAAATATATCTCTTACGATTTGAGTGTTAACTGTACCAGAGCATGGAAATGTGGTGGTGCAGATTATACCCGAAATAtagtttatttaatgtttttgcaTAGATAAATGAATTAATTTGAAAGGGTGACCTTACCTGTAAGTCTTGATATGCTGCGTATTTACTGTCAGGATAAAGATGTTGTTTTTTAAGTAATATTGTACACAAAAACACCGTTGGTGAGTTTTTTAGAAAGTATTCTGGTTTTTGATCTAAAATGAATAGTGTGTAAAGCATTTGCTATGTGCTTTTTCCATCACACTATACTAAACATTTCTAACGTAGGTTTTCTTTATGACCTTAgaaaattttggtttgttttatctCTAAGTGTATTGCTGTGTTATGTTCTATACATGATTTCTACAACCATAGTATTAAAATTTAACCACATTAATAATTATTCTATTTATATTTCTGTTAAAGATCATGGAGACATGTATTTTTAATCCAGAGACTTTGGTACAAAGACACATATTTGGTATCAGTTAACTAGGGACATAAACAATCTCACTGGTTAGCTGACTGATATAGAAAGCAAACTAAACTGATAATTTAAATATCCTAATGAAAGCAGGTACTAATCAAATCTAGAGAAAAATGTCAAATTGTAGTTTCATCAAAATTCAGTTAACAGAGATTTCTTTGTCATAATTTTATTGGTTACAGTGTTTTAGAAGTGGGAGAAagcattgtttcatttttgtgaaaATCCTCAATATAACATCTTTTTTATatgaattgtaattttttttcttaaatatatttaagttCTTGCCTCTGACTTTGTCTTTTCCCTGAATATCCAAAGTAGTTACTATTAATCTGAACATatgctgtgggggtttttttagtatatgCAATAGAGAAGTTGAATTACTGCTTAAGTCTGTAACAAATTCAGActtaataaaatgtttaataaacCTGGGCAAAATTGAAGTAATATTATATGCATATCATTGTTTACTTCAAAATTATGATCTTAATTGTTTAAGATAATGCATTTCTCAGCAGATGTATTTGTGTCTAGTtctgtttaagtatttttaaagaggTTTATCTTCACTGTATAAAGTAGTTCCAATGGCAATCTTTGTGTCATCAAGCATACATGCAGAGTTTACTGTGTTTTTGTTTAATACTTgtaatcttgtttttaaaatgttttcaattttttaaatacagcttttgtgTCATTGCATACTGAGATCAAAAAAATCCTCTGTGTCACTGTTACAGTGTATCACGTCAGTTGTTATTATCCTAGATGATGTCTGtcttaaaattgaaaacaaatataaaaaaggtTAACAGTAGTAATGAAGTGCCTATACCATTTACGTTGTTGTGGAGTATTTCTGTTTGTGTAAAAGGATTCTTCCTAAAATGATTGCAAAATAAAATCTGGTTGgatgtagaaataatttttagctGTCAAAGTTAAACAATATTTTATCTACCACCTAGTTTCTCTGCCAGAACTTGATCCCGAGCTCCATCCTCTAACCTTTATTAATTCTATCTAGTCCCATCAGAGgacttctttcttcattttgttttggtttatagGTGAATATGGAAAGTACCAAAGTAGTTTTCACCCTGCTTTCAGTTCACATCACGTGCATGATAAGAGTAGCTGAGAATTATAATTGTAGAAATGTTTTCTAAAGTGTCAGCTCAAACAGGTGTTAACACGAGGTATTAAGAAAGTTAATGTTGAAATGAAAGCAGTTGATATTTGTGTAGTTAGAGGTTAACTTAGAATATAAGGTAATGAATTTTGTCTTGCATATTTTCTCTGGAGTTCAGAGAAGATTAGTTTAAGTCCCAGTCTTTCCGTGAGCTTTGCACCAGAGAAATTTTCTTCTGTTCCAAATCATACCCTATTACTCCATTAGCGTAGTTCTTAGTAAGTATCCATGTTTAGTCCTGAATTTGTTCACCTCTTGTACATGCAAAGTAAATCAGTTTTACTTCTCACCCAAACATACTGTTTTATGAGTAGGTAACACTAACTTAAATAGCCATTATTAACTAACAGATTAATGCTGATGTACTTTTCTCCACTGTTTAATAAATGCTGGGCAGATTTGGATAATTCAGCAAATCTAGCTAGACTCTTCTCTCAAAAGTGACTGGAGTAATGAATATGTGTCCAAAGATCATActgtttcactttgctttttgtgAAGTTATGTTCTTTTAGAGAAAGTTTATGTTCTGTAGAAATCAGAAAAGATTCTAATTAACAGAGCAGAATGGTTTTTTTGGAGCTGTTAATGTGTCTGTCTTACCCAGATCCCATAAACATTAGGTATTTTCTTGATTTGATTAGACATGAATATACCAATGCCTGTTCTAAGTTTGCGTTCACCCTTATGTCCCCAGCTACCAGCCATTCATACTGCTACTGTTTGAGCTGAGGTAGCATTCTTGCTAAATGTAAAAAAGACCCTGCTGAATTTTAGGACCTGAAATTAAAGCTTTTATTACCTCCTTTCTTGCCTTTCTGTACCTGGGATGTTATAGGAATATGTTGCTGTGGGCACCATTTTCAGGAAAGCCGCCAGCAGAattctgcatttcttcctttgactttttccagttttgcttaCTCTGCTGTCTGCATTATTTAGCCCTTTATGTAACCTTTTCTTGCTCCATACTTGCATTCACCTGGCAGAATTAGCCAAGATTGCTGTACAAGCAAGACTTTCAAAATACTCTCCTTTAGAGTATACCACATTCTCTTGCACACATAGCAGTTTGTGATGGATGGCCCTCTCAATCACAGCTAGAAAAACACTCCTCTAATGTAGTTTTGTAGACTATAAGCATGAGTTATACGTCAAATGGATTCAATGCAGACAGGACTAAGgatgtaaaaagaaaatgctaCATAGTAGTAGAGTGACAAAAAGCAGCCAAGAAGTGCTTAGCACTTACTATAGGGAGTCTGAGAGGTGCCTGTTGTTAATCCTCATGTTTAGCATTTGTGCTTCAGCTCTTCAACTTGCTCTGagagtgaaaaaaagagaaaaggaaacttGACCTTGACCTCAAGAGTACAGCTTGACCCCACTGCTACTGGAAGAATCATGGAACTGCTTTTCCTGTTCCATTAATACCTTCcttatatttaaataaagttttagCAGCCAAATGACATGACCCACAGCAGAAGGGAGCTTAACCTTGTAAGTGCCACACatgatttttattcttctggggaaaaaacgGGGCACAGGCTTCCTGGTAGGCAGCCAGTGAGTGAAGTCAGGTGGAATTTGCCTTCACTTGATTATAATCAGCTTTGTCTCTTTGTTGATGCCACCACAGCCATACGCTGTTGCTACCTTCTCATCCTGCCACATACTGCCATAAAGCTCggcaagaaaaataaactgaaggcACAGTAACATATGGAAGCATCTTGCCAACATCTGGCTGgtcattttgaagtgttttttctGTGGGTCAGAGATGAAGTCAGAACTATATGTTGTTTCATATATAGGGATCATTATTTTTAGACCAGCAGTAGGTTTTAGCCTCTGCATGTAATCCGCTCAGAGCCACATGGGGCATCAAGGTTTGCACAAAGTGTCTATGGAGCTCAGAGTCATTGATGTTGAGTATAACTTGAGTTTTGGAAGTGTGGATGTTCAAAGCACTGAATTGTGTGGTAATGTGAAGCTCAATGACTCATGTTCGTCTATGTCAACTTCTGTTTCAGGCATGGGACATTTGTGATAAAAGCTTTTTATAAAACCAGATCCCAACTTATGTAATTCTTAGTACATTGGTGCTCTCTGTGTCAAGGGAGGGAGATACGAGGCTGTTCTATTAACTGTGGCCAGAATGCCACTGAGTTTGGAGTGTGCATGTACTGCAGACAGGAATCTTTGCATGGTCTCAGCAGCCAGGGACAGTGTATGCAGAGGGAATCTTGGTACATGTAAAGGATATCAGGGCCCAATCTGAAAAACACCCGCTGAACTGCGTGAGTTTGGTGCTGCCAGTGAGAAGGTTTGCCTAGGATGTCATCCCTCAGCTATACATAGCAAACTCAAAGCTCCTTACAGAGAAACCTCTTACCAGTCACTTTCCACAAATGGTGCATATACCTAAAGGTACTTAGTGAAAATCCTTGAGAGGTATTTAATGCAAAAGCAGTTAGTCTGGTGTTTTTCAGAAGCCCACACACTCCACTAGCAGGGAGAAGTGCAGGGCAGCTACAGCACAGCACTTGGGCCAGTTACTCATTTTGTCTCAGTTAGGCTCTGCCACCCCAAGACCTTGCCAAGATGTGTGACATGGGTGGGCTTGACAATCTGATTGCCAAcacagcctatctacaggcaagGAAGAGTGGAGATGGAGACACCAAGGAGATGCAAAAGAGACGTAAGAGCCTCTCACTGCCCAAGATTGATCAATGCACAGAGGTTAGACAGTCCATTGTTGCTGATTATGACAGCATCTGTGAGCAGCAGCCCATTGGCAAGAAATTCTTCAGAGACTTCTTAGAGACAGTGCCAGAATATTTGGTGGCTAGGGACTTCCTGGATGAAGTGTCAAACTGGGAGTTGGCAGAGGACAATGTCAAGAGCAGTACCATGGAGAATATGGTCACCAATTTTCTTAAGGCAGGCTCCAAAAACTATCTAGCTTTCATGAGCTCTGACTTGGCCAGCAAATGCCAGGCAGCTACTGTGAAAGACTATGAGAATGTCATGCTGCTGGCCAAGGAGGAAACGAAACTCTTCCTTAAAGACAAGCCCTTCCAGGACTTCCAGACCAGCCCCTTCTTTGACAAATTCCTCCAATGGAAAGTTTTTGAGAAGCAGCCGGTAACTGAGAAATACTTCTATGAGTTCCGAGTGCTGGGCAAAGGTGGCTTTGGAGAGGTAAGAGCTGTACTTTGAAGGATGTTGGTCATCCCTCCCCTTTCAAGATCAGCAGGTGGGTTTGGAAAGAGGAACTTGGCAATGGATTAAGAAATTGTCTAAGGTTTTGCAAAACTTGCTCCTTCAAATTGTCCATTTCCCAGAAATTAGGCTGTGTTTGGTAATCTGTACTGTCGTATAGGCTCCAGGTGTCTGTTAGTGAAGAGCTACTCATATTCTGTATCTGTGCTAGTAAAAAAGCAGGCTTCTTTACAAAAGCTTGCATGACTGTCAAGATAGTTAATTATTAGTCTGCTCCTTGGCACTGTTTTAGCCTGTGCTAGCTCATGCGCTCCCAGATAACTCCTAGGTGTGGTTTAGAGAATAGCACAGATCAAGACCTGTTCCCAAAACACAGTATGTATGAGGCTACCTTGTTCTGAGGTGGAAGAGAGTTTAGCTACAGAGATGCAAGCTGTATGTGCTGCTTATTCTCATGATCAGAAAATGGGtccttgtttattttatttgctaataCCTGTCTACTAATGGTGTCCTCAGGAACTTTGCATAAGGTCCACCCTGTACTGGTCCGGAACAGAACAGATTGTACgcttgttttttccttattttctctgcTAATACACTATGCCACAGAAATTAGCATCAGCAGCTACTAATAGGCATCTGTAATTCCCCAGTTCCTGCCTATTATTGCCCTTGATATTCCAGTCTGTATGTGTAAAATTCCTTCATTACCTTTCCTTGTGCATCTTGCTTCTCTAGGTTTGTGCCATCCAGGTGAAAAATACTGGCAAGATGTATGCCTGCAAGAAACTGGATAAGAAAAGGTTGAAAAAGAAAGGTGGAGAGAAGATGGCACTACTGGAGAAAGAGATCCTGGAGAAGGTCAATAGCCCTTTCATAGTCACACTAGCTTATGCCTATGAGAGCAAAAGCCATCTGTGTCTTGTCATGAGCCTCATGAATGGAGGGGATCTGAAGTATCACATCTACAATGTGGGAGAAAGGGGTTTAGCAATGAACAGGGTCATCTATTACTCAGCTCAGATCACCTGTGGGATTCTGCATCTCCATTCCATCAAGATTGTGTACCGGGACATGAAACCAGAAAACGTCCTCCTGGATGATAACGGCAATTGCAGACTGTCTGATCTTGGATTGGCAGTGCAAGTCAAAGAGGGAAAAAGCATCACTCAGAGGGTGAGTACAAATTCATTGAACATGGGCAGTGGGAAGGGAAGGTATTCTATTTCTAATGCATTATGAGTCCAAGGGTTAATTCCCAGGATTTATTCTTTGCTAAAGACCTTACGTGGTCATTTCATTCTAAGAGACAGGTGGTAAGAAGATTTGGTTAATTAACTCTCTAGATGCTATATGTAGTAAAATAACTTCTCTTAGACAGAAAGAGTAAAATCAACTTGACCTGTTGTTTTTCTTAAGATAAACTTTTGAGACAGTCATTTTAGAGTGGCTAACACAGATGCCTTGTGCCTTGAGCAATAGTGCATAGTCAGGGATTTAACCAATTACTTGTTTGTTTAATGAGCAGCAGTCAAAGATATGACTACTCCTTCTGTAATCAGTTTTAGCTCTTAGAAGAATACAGTTTCTTCCAGATTACTCGTTAAGTGATGGTAGTGATTGTATTGCAGGTGTTGATGGTGCTGCACAATAAACCATTGCCAACCTTCCTCCCCTCACAAATTCCTGAAAAGTTAGCAGACTTGATGACAGTTTGCAAATGTACATGGCTGTGTGCATGTGTAGGAAGAAGGAGATGGATGAGCAGCTGCTTTTTGCTGTATGAATTAGACTGTGCATCATTTCAGCTGTGCCTGTGGTCATCCCAAACTAACCCAGATTTGTAATAATGTCATGAGGTTTACACAAGAAAGATGTATTCAGGTAGCTGAACTatgaaaaaagtgtatttctctCAAGGTGTCTGGAGCTTAAAGATGTATATGATGAGTGAATGTGTCTGAAATACACTAAGAATATGAAGAAACAAGCAACATTATAAACTTACAAACGGGTCTAACTGCCTTATGTTAAACTCCTCAAGTCTTTCATGTTACTCTGTAGAAATTCAGTAGAAGAGAGAGGATCATGCTTGAAGTACACATTTCTTTTGATGATGTTACTTAATGCAGTAATTTGCAGTTTgaaggatatatatttttttctggcagtttaaAAAGTTTGTATTATGAGTGTTTTTAGTTGTGAGTGAGAGAAAATATGGAAGCTGATGTATTTTAgatatgaagtaattttaaaatgagacTGCATTGTGTTTTAGatctgaaaatacagtttctgtgAAAGCTAAGGCAGGTTTTAAAATAGAACTTAAGTGAAATGGGAATGTTGTTTTGTAAAGATGGCATTTTGATCAGTGAACCCAAAGCTGTGAGCCTTGCTGTGCTTTGCAAGTTATAGATGCATGCAGTTAAtatagtcagaaaaaaataattttgtccaagGGCAGTTTTTCGTGCTTGTAAATATGTGGGgtttggcagaagaaaaaaaccccagaattaaaAAGTGTATTTAGAAATGTCTAACCACTTCTGTTGGTATTAGGGTAGAATCTCAAGGCAGTAGTGGACAAGGTAGTTGTTCCTCCTTGCTTTCTATGACAGTCATCAAGTTGTTataatgatttttcttctgttgttgttCACTGTTTTTAGAAGCACTATTCACAGTTGTATGGTTGCTTTTATTAGATCAAAAACTGCAGTGAGTAATATACTACACGATTGTAGCATGTTACAAGGAATTTCTGTTAAAGGCAGTTTTATTCATACAGGAAATTGAaataggagaaggaagaaaaagaagatatttttttttctttcattttctgtatcagCTATGAGGGGCTAAATGAATAGTAATTCCCagtattattttgcatttctataaACTAACCCTATTTGAGTAATttgaaagctactactaaaaaCCCATTATATGAGCTAGATTTTACTATAATTTATGGTAAAGTCGTACACGGGAAGACCTAAAATCACCTTTACAAAATTT comes from the Accipiter gentilis chromosome 6, bAccGen1.1, whole genome shotgun sequence genome and includes:
- the GRK7 gene encoding rhodopsin kinase GRK7, yielding MCDMGGLDNLIANTAYLQARKSGDGDTKEMQKRRKSLSLPKIDQCTEVRQSIVADYDSICEQQPIGKKFFRDFLETVPEYLVARDFLDEVSNWELAEDNVKSSTMENMVTNFLKAGSKNYLAFMSSDLASKCQAATVKDYENVMLLAKEETKLFLKDKPFQDFQTSPFFDKFLQWKVFEKQPVTEKYFYEFRVLGKGGFGEVCAIQVKNTGKMYACKKLDKKRLKKKGGEKMALLEKEILEKVNSPFIVTLAYAYESKSHLCLVMSLMNGGDLKYHIYNVGERGLAMNRVIYYSAQITCGILHLHSIKIVYRDMKPENVLLDDNGNCRLSDLGLAVQVKEGKSITQRAGTNGYMAPEILKEEDYSYPVDWFAMGCSIYEMVAGRTPFKDFKEKVGKDEVKRRTLEDEVKFEHASFTEEAKDICRLFLAKKTENRLGSRNEDDDPRKHGFFKTINFHRLEANLVDPPFVPDPSVVYAKDVADIADFSEIRGIEFDDKDKKFFKKFATGAVPIAWQEEIIETGLFEELNDPNRVDSGGYANGGEAKSGVCLLL
- the RNF7 gene encoding RING-box protein 2 isoform X1, coding for MADVEDGDEPGAPHSHPGSAGSKAGAPDKMFSLKKWNAVAMWSWDVECDTCAICRVQVMDACLRCQAENKQEDCVVVWGECNHSFHNCCMSLWVKQNNRCPLCQQDWVVQRIGK
- the RNF7 gene encoding RING-box protein 2 isoform X2, with protein sequence MADVEDGDEPGAPHSHPGSAGSKAGAPDKMFSLKKWNAVAMWSWDVECDTCAICRVQMPVLDVKLKTNKKIVLWFGENAIIPSTIAACPCG